The Engystomops pustulosus chromosome 2, aEngPut4.maternal, whole genome shotgun sequence genomic interval AATGTAGACATTTTCTTCTATAATTCCCATTTATAAGAAGATATAACAATTGCTGATAGACACAAGTAAATGCATTGCTATCTGTAATGTAATGTGATGCTGGGGAGCACATGGGATCCCTACTCCTGCTATGGATGGTGCCTTTGTCCTGCAGGACCTGAAGGCATTAGGTCTAATTACCTGTTCATTTGTAAGTGATTAAACTGATAACTTCAGGGTATTGTCTTCATGAATAGACATTACTGTGTCTCTGGAATCAAAGGACTTCTATCAGCCAAACGTCCCTCCACATTGTGCACATTAACTAATAATGACCCTCTTGTCTAGGTATAATGGTCCCAATAACACAGACCTACACTCACAAACATGCACCTACACATATGTACACAAGGACTTTCTACAAATATTAACTAGAAATCCATAAACTAGAAACACTATAAAgtgtacaataataatataattacaaTAAGTCAGAATTACATTATGATAAACTAATGATGTTATATAAAAATGAGAACacatttgtattatttatttttgtgccTTATTATTGATATGTATAATTTCTTTAGCTAAGTGTTACCATTGCCCCATATGCCAAGCTTTATCTTGCAAAGAGCAAATTGTTTAACATAGTGGCCTAGAAATACGAAAACTCATGCAATCTGCTTCACAAATGTCCACTTTGTGCCACATTATTTATTAGTGTAGCATGCTCATTgttaatctggtctgttttcaggatgtgacgcAGTTGCGCCTTTTTTTGCCCTTTTTGTGCACTTTGCTTCACGCTGTTGCCACACAATTCTGTGGAATTGCAATAGTAAATGTAGTGCAGACTAGGAACACACACTACAACACCCCTTTAGTTGCAATGTTTTCAAAAGTGTTGGACAAAATGCAACcgcaacacaattgtggcacaaacacctaataaatacatgtgcaagctccaaatacacttttttcatgcaaaaaaaaactggcgcagacatgaTAACATACTGGTCCaatgactataaaattaacataatTGTGAAATTATATTATAGCTTCATGTCTTGGTTCAATCTAATGACCCGAACTAACCACACAAATATTTTGTGATGCAGTCTGGGTCATTAGATCCACAGTCATACCACAACTTGTGGTCACAAGAACACAAATGTGCCCAAATTTTGTTTATCTGAAAATGTCCAATTGATTACACTGTATTTTTATGATGTTGTCATGTAAGACAAATGAGCGacgttatttttttaatttttttgtttaaaagggCAATAATATGTTGTATCTGTATGTCACTAGCAGACATCAAAATATCACACAAAAGTAAACTACAATACATATACCACACTAGGGTGACACAGAATAACCCAGTGTTGCATGTAGTTTTCCATGTCCATCACATGTTCCCATAGAAGACATTACACCACTTTACTCATTCCAATTACCCCATTGCACAGATTCTGCTTGTCTGGACTCACTTTGCACTAAACTATCCATTTCAGACAGCAGTCAATTTATGACTTTGTTCTTGTTTGGTATACTTATTTGCAGCCAATTTATTGTATATCAGGCTTTGCGGTGAAATTTTAGTTGTGCAGGTGCTTATTCGCAGATAAACCCACCTAATTAGCTTCAAAATGTGCCAAATCGGGCGCTAACCCGTTTTACATTGATCTGTGATGAAACCGAAGAAAACCATGGTATCAGAAAAAGATTACACACTCATAACACATGGTCCACAAAGAGCACACATCTATATCCAGGCAGCCTTACTTTTTCTGAATTTATGCAGGCTTGACATGTATAAACCTATGCTATATCCGTCAATTTGTGATTTTGAGTATATCTAGCAAATAGAGGGGATGGGAGATTTTGTGAGTAACATTGATGCTTTGTATTAGGCCCTCTGTTGGGCTTTTTGGTGTTTTAATTTATGATGGTTGGTTATTGTATGTGGTTGGTTATTGTATTTAATTAGTATTTTACCAATATAAATTTAAAGTTTTGCATATgtaggtaaaaataaaaataataataataataataataataatctttatttatatagtgccatcaaataattctgtagcactttacaaatcaataaTGAATACTATGATGAATTTCTGCTGCAgtcaaatttaaataaaattcacttattaactatctatctatcatcattttttctttctctctATCATAGGACAATTATTATAGAATTATAAGGAGATTATACATATATGTTAAACATGAAAACTATTTAAAGTTATATTGATGTTTTCGTATCATTTTTGCTTTCAATAGATTAATAAGGActgcataaaaaatacatttgaaaAATTATCATATGTTACCGTATTAATTATTAGTTTCTGCTTATTTGACATTTTGCTTTTCAGAAGAGCACGGGTTTGTTGAGATGTCACAAAATATAAGTGTGTATTAGTTGGCTTCCAACTGAGATCCCTGTTAATGACAGCCTCGTTTGCTAAGCTTCACTGACCATTTGTCTTGGAGACACAAGAGATTGGTGAAAGgggaggctaatttacatatcctTGAGCATATAACCTGAGGAGAGGGATGGGGCCAAACAGTTTTCTGCACTCTCCTGTCCTGAACACAAGGTCTACTTAATAGGATTGTGCTGAATGACTTCACAGCTGGAGGGCTTCACTTATGCCACATTTTCCTCTGCGTGACAAGCCATCAGGACATTTTAGCATTGCTGCTTGAATTTCTGTAACCTGATGGAAAGGAGCAAAGAACTAAAAATGTTGGACTATTTCAGTACCTATACTATGCTGTTGCTGAGTTTGATGATCTCATTTTCTTTTGGAGAAATCGCTCATTACTACATCTATGAAGAAGAAGCACCAGGAACAGTATTCGCAGTTTTATCAGAACACCCCATCTTTAACTCTTCAGAAAGACCAGCTACCAATTTCCGCCTTATGAAGCAATATAACAACTCAGTTATCCATGTCCAagagaatgatgggcagctgaccATTGGTGAGAAAATAGACAGAGAACAGATCTGCAGGCAATCTGCAAGCTGTGTCCTGGCATTGGATGTGATCAGTTTCTCAAAAGATCAGTTACAACTTGTTCATGTGAAGCTGGAGGTAAGAGATATTAATGACAACAGACCACATTTCCCAAGCTCTGTGTTGCATGTGGACATTTCTGAAAGTTCTTCTGTGGGTACAAGAATTCCTTTACAAATTGCAATTGATGAAGATATTGGGAGCAACTCTATCCAGAACTATGAACTCTCTGACAATAGTCATTTCAGCATTGATGTACAGACCAAAGCTGGTGGGGTTAAATATGTTGACTTGGTGTTGATGAAAGAGCTGGACAGAGAAAATGTGTCTACACATACTTTGGAGTTGGTAGCTATGGATGGAGGTAGCCCACCACTTTCTGGCAATACAATTGTTAATATTCGTGTACTGGACTTCAATGATAACAGTCCTGTATTTGAGAAGAGTGCTGTCATTGTGGACATTATGGAGGATGCTCCAGAAGGATACCTCCTACTAGATCTCAATGCAGAAGACCCTGATGAAGGGGCAAATGGAGAAATTTTATACGGTTTTGGCACCCAAGTGTCTCCAGAGGTACGTCAACTCTTTAAAATTGATCCTAAATCTGGAGGTGTAACTCTCGAAGGCAAAGTTGACTTTGAGACTAAACAGACCTACGAGTTTGATGTACAGGCTCAAGATTTAAGCCCTAATCCATTAACCTCTACCTGTAAAATAACTGTGAATGTCATTGATGTAAATGATAATGCCCCAACCATCACCATCACTCCACTGACTTCTGTGGATCAAGGCATTGCCTATCTGAGTGAGTCTTCTGCTAAGAACAGCTTTGTGGCATTGATCAGCACTACTGACAAGGACTCTGGGTCAAATAGTAAAGTTCACTGCACACTATACGGACATGAACATTTTAAGTTAAAACAAGCCTATGATGACAGCTTCATGATTGTCACCACAACTTTGCTTGACCGTGAAAAAATAGCAGAGTACAACCTTACATTGGTGGCTGAAGATCTTGGATTGCCTTCACTGAAAACCATTAAGCAATATACTATCAGGGTGAGTGATGAAAATGACAATGCTCCTCAGTTTACTAAACCAACATATGAAGTCTCTTTTCCAGAAAACAACTATGCTGGtgcttacatcactacactgacTGCCAAGGATCCAGACTATGGATTCAATGGCAAAGTATCTTACAAGCTAGTTGATACAAAAATAATGGGCCAGTCATTATCTACATTTGTTTCTATTGATGCTGAGTCAGGTGTACTCCGAGCTGTAAGGTCTCTGAATTATGAAAAGCTTAAACAGCTGGATTTTGAAGTAGAGGCTTCTGACAACGGCGACCAACAACTTTCAACCCGCATTAAGGTGAAAATCAGAATAGTGGATGAGAATGACAACGTCCCCGTGATAACATTCCCATTCTTGGACAATGGTTTAGCTGAAGTAATGTTGCCAGTCAATGCTCCACAAAATTACTTAGCTTTACAGATTAAAGCCACAGATAAAGACGATGGACTCAATGCCAAACTGATTTATTCTATAGTACAGGATAACCAGAAACTATTCAACATCAACAAAGGGACTGGTGAGTTAACATTAACAAGAAAAGTGAACTCATTGGAAGATAAGGACTTGAGCATTGTAATTACAGTCTATGACAACGGACAACCTTCCTTGCATTGCAACGCAACTATTAAATTTATTCTCACTGATTCATTTCCATCCAACGTAGAGATAGTcattatgcaaacatctgcagaagAACAGCACCAGATGGACTTGTCCATAGTCTTCATTGCTGTGCTAGCTGGAGGCTGTGCCTTGCTCCTCTTTGCCATATTGTTTGTGGCCTGTTCTTGTAGAAATAAGACCAGCAATTCCAAAGCAGACATTGAAGATCAAAGAATGAAAGAAGATGCAAAAGACCACCTGCTGAGTAACACAACTAAGGTGACTCAGTCAAGCTCTACTATCTCTCAATCTGACTCATGTCAGCTGTCAGTCAACACTGAGTCAGAAAATTGCAGCCTATCATCTGGAACTGATGAGTGCAAAGACCTCCCAAGTGCTTCAGAGGTAAGCAAGGTGTATTCTGTCATACGTATCCCCCCATTCTACCCTACAAATATCCACTTTTACCATGTTTCAATGAGATGTGAATGTAATTTGTActtaatatttttatgttttatttcccCAGGGCTCAGGTACTGCCTTATTATATCATTCATCCCAGTGGAAAAGAGACAGTTCTTCTAGGAGTATAAGGTAACATCAATATCTGAGAATTTCAAGAAGTTACTATTCTTctgtttaattaattaattaccaTATTTGACAGATAATTGACAAGTAAATCATAATTGCATGCAAAAAATTATATTGCTAATAGAAAATGTTTATAAGGAGGCTTAAATCCATTCTTAATGAGAtaataatgtgtttgtatctcgcGGTTTAATTGTGAATAactgtgtatttttatttttagtgttaATTCTCAAATTGAACAGTTAAGCGCAAAGGACAGCGGCAAAGGCGACAGCGACTTCAATGACAGTGATTCTGATGCAAGTGGAGACACTGGGAAGAAACACTGTGACATAAcaaggcagaaacaaaatggtaAGTCATagttaaaaatgatcttattTTGTGTTTACGCTTTACAGCAGAGGGCAAATGATtaaagtgtatgtgtatattgaaAATGGTGACTTATTGGCGGAagattataggagatatatatatatatatatatatatatatatatatatatatatagcaagggGAGTTGAGTAGATATATAGCtttgtagaaaaaaattaaatataacttGTTGTTATTGTGTTTGATCACACTATACTTAGGGGTCCAGTGGGTGGTCTTTAGTTTTAAGTCAAAATACAGCTCCTAGTTAGATAAAAGACTTGTCAAGCTAGAGACTGGTAAAGTTGTTGTACCAACTTGGCAGGTTATTCCCTATCCAAAGGATAATGGATAACAAGTGTATTGGTGATTGTGGAGGCGACTGCTGGGACTTTAAGCAATCATGATAGGTGTTGAATGGAGCATCAGGACACATGCTCTTCCTGTTGATACATTCATTAGAGTGACTATCTCCGGTACCCCCTTTCACTATCCATATGCATGCCAGAGATAGCTGGCAATGCCAGAGACTCTTGGCAATCTCAGACTCTCCCACAATGGGATCCTCTATCCAGATTGCTGGGGGTTCTATTCTCATGATCAATGTGGATCCCAGCAGTCAGTTTCCTGCTTAACAGCTCACTAGCCCCTAAGttgggtcaacccctttaagcactggTAACAAATCACAAGGATCACTCCAATGAAATAGCAAAGATAAAAATAGCAGTAGTGCTTCCGTTTTTCTTATTTTCCACTATGTGAAATACTCTTTCAATAGAAAAATGTTAATAagtttaaaacaaaaatgtaacattGTCCCAACATTTATTTTAAGGTTCTACATGCCTTGGAAATTCATCAGCATACAGAACCACATCAAGTGAATATGGACATCGGAGCAATCCAGCTCTCTATCCTGGAGATTTTGCAGTGCAGTATGAAAAGGGATATTCTATGTCGTATTCCTTAGTTCCTACTTATTATAACACATACCACCATCACAGAGTCCCCAACgtacatatcccccattatacacCAAAGGACTCTTACTACTATCCAAGCAACACGCCAACTGAAAGGATGCCTGGACAATGTGAACGAGACCTGATTGGAAGACAGACCACCCTCTATCCTCCCACAGTATCCAGGAGGCACCAGGATACAAGATATAATCCACCAATCACATTACAGCCTTGTGAAATCGCAACAACTTTTTAGTGTTTGTGTCATTGTAAAACAAAATCTCTCCTAATGGTCACCTGAAATCTAGATCAGATTTCCCTAGGACTCATTTTAAATTCAGTTGTACCGTGTTCCATGGAGATTATTTATCTTTTTTGACCCCTACAgaagacaatttttttctttaattttagaTGGTTGACCGGAAGAACTAATATAAATTGTAACCTAGGTTGTAGCCTTCAAAACAGGTCCAGTTGGTGCACTACACAACATGTCGATTACAGATAACAACTTTTGTAGCATGGATATTACTCTGTAGTGTTGCCTTGTAAACCCCTGATCATGTTTTTAATGCCTTTTATAAAGTGCCTCTTATAAAGAATCCTGCTTATGAAAATCTGCCATATGAAGATGAACAGATACAGAATATTCTTATATGTCTCTATAAATTATACATTAATAAGCACTATCTTGAGTTTCTAGAAATATGAACAAGCTTCAAGTAAAACCTGGCGACATACTCACTAGCTGTCATGAATTCTAGAAATTGAATTTTTGTTACGTTATCACTTGTAAATATGATCAGGAtgtcttgtgtgtgtatatatctttatatgtaaatatattgttGTATGTTGTAAATTATTGAATTGCTTctcaataaatatttattttaaaatgacTGAAATCTTCTTTtcattttttgacattttgatgcAATTATTATTCTCAACCATGAAATCATTCTTTAAAATATCACCAGAGTGGTTTTAGAACAAACATCAGAAATCTGACAGTAAAGTACGGGTAAAGTATTGTCACTGAGGTATATTGGGAAAGACAAGGACATATTCCAATGATTTCTTCAGTCAGAATTCTGAAAGTTATCTGTCCTTCAGTAGCAATAATGAATACAAAGCATTAAATAGGACATATGACATAGTCAATTTCAAGTAAATCTTTGCAATGTaaagagaaaagaaaatgtaaaatgttttagAAACTTTATATGGCgcatataaaacaaaacaaaacatgcaAAACATGCTCATACACTGCAAAACATCATtagaaacaccccccccccccaaggggaaGGATGTGTTTAAGAAATTGCAAAAACACACAAGtaggggattatttatcattTGTTGTATCAGGcaattaatgcaaaaaaaaaaaagtctaaaaaatgttGTATTGAGGTTTTTTTGACTTTTCACTACTAAAAAGTCGAACACTATTTCCGTCACTTCATTAATTGGGCGtacacatagaactactgctagagcAACGCTGTGCAACACTGTGCTAagacagattcatgacttgggacttttgtaAAAAGTTACATATTCACTCCAGTTCCCTGTTGGAAAActgcatgtgctgggactttttatgcattttgagacttcttgaataaaaaaatcccagacagcaaGTAGAGCAAACattcatttattaaccccttccctgcaCTTTGTAATAGTGTGGCagtttgcatattgcagcaaagacttaccagtaacatcgGTGCTAGCAAAAAGATGGTGACACCCACGTCATTGGAAAGCAGCAatcagttgctatgacagccttgggtcctcctgcgtttaaccccataacgagaaatagcgctcaaagtcgaaaatgccactttttttgccattttgaaaaatatatacaattcaataaaaaattatcaaaaggtcgtacagtcctaaaaatggtagcattgaaaacatcttcaaaagtcgcaaaaaattacaccacccgcagctccgtacatcaaagtatgaaaaagttattggcaacggaaaatggcaaaataaaaaaaaaatttgtacaggaggttttaatttttgtaaatgtatgaaaacattataaaacctatacaaattcgttatccctgtgatcgcactgaccgaaagaataaagtagacatgtcatttgtggtgcacagtgaaagccgtaaaagaaaacggtgcaaatccgttttttcaccattttcactgaatttggaatttagaatttttttttcctgctttccagtacataacatggaaaattaaatgcaatcacagagctctttatgtgtaaaattgaaaaaattatagatttttgaaggtggggattgaaaaatggaaaaaaaaaagggccaggtcgttaaggggttagaaggccaaaaccactttaatgaatctgaactCAAAAAATTGACATAGAACTATCCCAAGGAGCAAATTaatgataaattaaaaaaaaaaaaatctaaaacagtAACTGTATTTACAAAAATAGGTGCTAAAAAATCAGCCTTCCACAGAGGCTTTGGGGAATAACCTCTATTGAAGGGGGATTGTAAGCACCAATTTTTGCAAATACATTTActgttttagtttgttttttattCTTATTGCAATTTGTCCATAAATCATAGTAATAGTCCCTAACCCAAAAATATTTCCCTGAGGTGTTCTACTGTTTTCATAATATAGAATTCAATTTACTTTGCCTATCTGCTTTTAGCATATTGCTCAAAGAGTAATTCCAGGTAGATTATTATCTAACTGATCAATCTGCTTGACTCCACCCAGAAGGGATGTGTTCTGCATTTTTAGGATTTCTTCTAGTAATTTAGATAAGTATCTACTACACTTAATTAATAGTTATTCACTGGATTAGGTTCTCATCTTTGGCTATGTTGAAGGTGTACATAGTAAATATTACCCAACCTATACTTCTCATGGATGTCTCCAACatttgcccctatatatacataccACTATGTGTATACATTGGCCATAAACTCCCACAAAACATAgcacactacaggcagtccccgacttaaggacacccctaGTTATAGaaggacctctctgaccactgtgacctctgggtaaactccctggatgctttattttcatcacaggctataatgatcagctgtaaggtgtctgtaataaagttataTTGATAATCATTCCTACCACGACAGCACAACATTTTGTAAATCCAATCATCACAGGGACaaacattttgtctggagttacaattatgaaatagacctgtcccgacttacatacaaattcaacttaagaagtaGCCTAAAGAACCTTGGTGTAATTGGTGTAAACCTGTATACATAAATTATTTGTTGTGTTCCTCTGAAGAGACTGTAGACTAGGCTTTCCTACAAACTGATAAAAAAAGTAATGTCTACAAACACTGACCTAGTGTAACCGGAAGGACACATTTAATGAGTACTCAACATTCTTGAAAATGTGTGCTAGATGGCAGATGTACAGTGAGGTGGGGCTCAGACATCTCTACCTACTAGGTGGTCCTAACTTTGAAATAATGGCAAACTGTATATATTCAACCTGTAAAATTAAGATTATAACTCTAAAAGAAAATGTGGATTTCCTTAGCGATTGGTCTTAAAATAGTCAATAATGAAGGAATATAAAGATAAAATGACAAATTTGTATTATATCAACTGGAAGGAAAAGCCACAGATTTGTATATAAGTCTTATTGATGTGTGGTTATGAGCCTATATCGATAAAATTAAGTAATAGCTGAGAGTGATACCACCAGATGGTGGCTCGGTAAGTACCAtccattcattcatttattcTGTTATTATCTCTTGGGTGTATAAAACCTGtaattttatgtgatgtaatcacCAAAAGAAAGCATTTGTGGATTGTGACCTATGTTCATACCTTCAGGCTAGTTGGACAATAGGTTTTGTAGACGAAACCCTCTGTACTTATCTACCCTGTACACTTCTTTTGCATTTATCTCACTCATTTAACTCCTCCACTACGTTCATCA includes:
- the LOC140117997 gene encoding protocadherin-8-like, yielding MERSKELKMLDYFSTYTMLLLSLMISFSFGEIAHYYIYEEEAPGTVFAVLSEHPIFNSSERPATNFRLMKQYNNSVIHVQENDGQLTIGEKIDREQICRQSASCVLALDVISFSKDQLQLVHVKLEVRDINDNRPHFPSSVLHVDISESSSVGTRIPLQIAIDEDIGSNSIQNYELSDNSHFSIDVQTKAGGVKYVDLVLMKELDRENVSTHTLELVAMDGGSPPLSGNTIVNIRVLDFNDNSPVFEKSAVIVDIMEDAPEGYLLLDLNAEDPDEGANGEILYGFGTQVSPEVRQLFKIDPKSGGVTLEGKVDFETKQTYEFDVQAQDLSPNPLTSTCKITVNVIDVNDNAPTITITPLTSVDQGIAYLSESSAKNSFVALISTTDKDSGSNSKVHCTLYGHEHFKLKQAYDDSFMIVTTTLLDREKIAEYNLTLVAEDLGLPSLKTIKQYTIRVSDENDNAPQFTKPTYEVSFPENNYAGAYITTLTAKDPDYGFNGKVSYKLVDTKIMGQSLSTFVSIDAESGVLRAVRSLNYEKLKQLDFEVEASDNGDQQLSTRIKVKIRIVDENDNVPVITFPFLDNGLAEVMLPVNAPQNYLALQIKATDKDDGLNAKLIYSIVQDNQKLFNINKGTGELTLTRKVNSLEDKDLSIVITVYDNGQPSLHCNATIKFILTDSFPSNVEIVIMQTSAEEQHQMDLSIVFIAVLAGGCALLLFAILFVACSCRNKTSNSKADIEDQRMKEDAKDHLLSNTTKVTQSSSTISQSDSCQLSVNTESENCSLSSGTDECKDLPSASEGSGTALLYHSSQWKRDSSSRSISVNSQIEQLSAKDSGKGDSDFNDSDSDASGDTGKKHCDITRQKQNGSTCLGNSSAYRTTSSEYGHRSNPALYPGDFAVQYEKGYSMSYSLVPTYYNTYHHHRVPNVHIPHYTPKDSYYYPSNTPTERMPGQCERDLIGRQTTLYPPTVSRRHQDTRYNPPITLQPCEIATTF